The Malus domestica chromosome 10, GDT2T_hap1 genome contains a region encoding:
- the LOC103422474 gene encoding E3 ubiquitin-protein ligase APD1 isoform X2, which translates to MDDAGEARGVLGRRSFKQRLRLNGFGCCGATWGFGRTAAIGATEDEEDQDPQNLPPQERVVITVDQAEPVNIWNPDCVAPVSNGSGMNLAAALAAERQFRDPQDTEGEGSVGPADNARTGTTAPGTPMRVSLMRLLEETEMDGCDAFGGGATADSEKAAEGGIGNDSMCCVCMGRKKGAAFIPCGHTFCRVCSREVWLNRGSCPLCNRSILEILDIF; encoded by the coding sequence ATGGACGACGCGGGTGAAGCTAGGGGGGTTTTGGGCAGGCGGAGCTTCAAGCAACGGCTGAGACTGAACGGGTTCGGATGCTGTGGGGCCACCTGGGGCTTCGGACGGACGGCGGCGATTGGCGCCACAGAGGATGAGGAAGATCAAGACCCGCAAAATCTTCCGCCACAAGAACGAGTGGTTATAACTGTGGACCAGGCTGAACCGGTTAATATTTGGAATCCGGATTGCGTTGCTCCGGTTTCGAACGGGTCGGGTATGAATTTAGCTGCCGCTCTGGCAGCCGAGCGACAGTTCCGGGATCCGCAGGATACGGAGGGAGAGGGGTCGGTGGGTCCCGCGGATAATGCAAGGACGGGAACAACGGCGCCGGGAACGCCGATGAGAGTGTCGCTGATGAGGCTGCTTGAGGAGACGGAGATGGACGGCTGCGACGCGTTTGGCGGTGGCGCGACGGCGGACAGTGAAAAAGCAGCGGAGGGAGGGATAGGGAACGATTCGATGTGCTGCGTGTGCATGGGAAGGAAAAAAGGCGCGGCTTTCATCCCATGTGGGCACACATTTTGCAGGGTGTGTTCGAGGGAAGTGTGGTTGAATCGAGGTTCCTGTCCCCTCTGCAACCGTTCGATCCTCGAGATCCTCGATATATTCTAA
- the LOC103422474 gene encoding uncharacterized protein isoform X1, which translates to MSQLSLLLQEAVRRERAARTVLEVLREQMDDAGEARGVLGRRSFKQRLRLNGFGCCGATWGFGRTAAIGATEDEEDQDPQNLPPQERVVITVDQAEPVNIWNPDCVAPVSNGSGMNLAAALAAERQFRDPQDTEGEGSVGPADNARTGTTAPGTPMRVSLMRLLEETEMDGCDAFGGGATADSEKAAEGGIGNDSMCCVCMGRKKGAAFIPCGHTFCRVCSREVWLNRGSCPLCNRSILEILDIF; encoded by the coding sequence ATGAGTCAGCTCAGTCTGTTATTGCAGGAAGCGGTGCGGCGGGAGAGGGCGGCGAGGACGGTCCTCGAGGTTCTGAGAGAGCAAATGGACGACGCGGGTGAAGCTAGGGGGGTTTTGGGCAGGCGGAGCTTCAAGCAACGGCTGAGACTGAACGGGTTCGGATGCTGTGGGGCCACCTGGGGCTTCGGACGGACGGCGGCGATTGGCGCCACAGAGGATGAGGAAGATCAAGACCCGCAAAATCTTCCGCCACAAGAACGAGTGGTTATAACTGTGGACCAGGCTGAACCGGTTAATATTTGGAATCCGGATTGCGTTGCTCCGGTTTCGAACGGGTCGGGTATGAATTTAGCTGCCGCTCTGGCAGCCGAGCGACAGTTCCGGGATCCGCAGGATACGGAGGGAGAGGGGTCGGTGGGTCCCGCGGATAATGCAAGGACGGGAACAACGGCGCCGGGAACGCCGATGAGAGTGTCGCTGATGAGGCTGCTTGAGGAGACGGAGATGGACGGCTGCGACGCGTTTGGCGGTGGCGCGACGGCGGACAGTGAAAAAGCAGCGGAGGGAGGGATAGGGAACGATTCGATGTGCTGCGTGTGCATGGGAAGGAAAAAAGGCGCGGCTTTCATCCCATGTGGGCACACATTTTGCAGGGTGTGTTCGAGGGAAGTGTGGTTGAATCGAGGTTCCTGTCCCCTCTGCAACCGTTCGATCCTCGAGATCCTCGATATATTCTAA